From a single Pseudoliparis swirei isolate HS2019 ecotype Mariana Trench chromosome 12, NWPU_hadal_v1, whole genome shotgun sequence genomic region:
- the LOC130202545 gene encoding thrombomodulin-like produces MIPSTPALLMCVAVLCGLEETVRSQRAHCAGNQCLAFFLEPETFPGAQKSCQDSGGQLYTLSWETVDEIVTVSGSYWVQLPSNDTAAEDQSCPSISLSTGGKVKLQRVPCGGTLKAFLCQYTFEEPCVGVLTGAGAQVTYTAPMDFRLDNSETFPPGTIAVTMKVGGIYLESKHVCVSRGWMPAPWSCEVLGGGCQHTCTAAANTCACPPGEVLHPNNISCTTGACEENRCTGEGEECENTREGFRCTCGDDFVEEDGACVNVTICQMCEHMLCEKFHGVYQCVCRKGFRVAAHDPTKCELICAEKDCPARCDWNNQASCFCPVGYIKDIREGGPFCTDIDECDMGQCHQKCENLFGGYRCSCDVGFKLRDGDMCIAEEEENEDDNGSGSSPPPPPREHPTPASALPAAVPYYVKTGSVLGIGVFVMLCAVLLYFLVRNAAKRCGRFELTSIKHRDIDIFYLQQVTSETYKRLSLDKPFKRDS; encoded by the coding sequence ATGATTCCCTCAACTCCAGCGCTGCTCATGTGTGTGGCCGTCCTCTGCGGGCTGGAGGAAACGGTCCGGTCCCAGCGCGCACATTGCGCCGGGAATCAGTGTTTAGCGTTTTTCCTGGAGCCCGAGACCTTTCCAGGCGCGCAGAAAAGCTGCCAAGACTCCGGCGGACAGTTGTACACTTTAAGCTGGGAAACCGTCGACGAAATAGTGACCGTCAGCGGGAGTTACTGGGTGCAGCTGCCCAGCAACGACACGGCGGCAGAGGACCAAAGCTGCCCGTCCATCTCCTTGTCGACTGGGGGCAAAGTCAAGCTGCAGCGGGTGCCGTGCGGAGGGACCCTGAAGGCATTCCTGTGCCAGTACACTTTCGAGGAGCCGTGCGTTGGCGTACTGACCGGCGCAGGCGCACAGGTGACCTACACCGCCCCCATGGACTTTAGGTTGGACAATTCGGAAACGTTTCCACCGGGGACCATCGCGGTAACGATGAAGGTCGGCGGAATTTATCTGGAATCAAAGCACGTGTGTGTATCCAGGGGTTGGATGCCAGCACCCTGGAGCTGTGAGGTGCTGGGGGGCGGCTGCCAGCACACCTGCACCGCCGCGGCAAACACCTGCGCCTGCCCCCCGGGGGAAGTCCTCCACCCCAACAACATCTCCTGCACTACGGGTGCCTGCGAGGAGAACCGGTGCACGGGCGAGGGCGAGGAGTGCGAGAACACCCGGGAAGGGTTCAGGTGCACGTGCGGGGACGACTTTGTGGAGGAGGACGGCGCGTGCGTCAACGTCACGATATGCCAGATGTGTGAGCACATGCTGTGCGAGAAGTTCCACGGGGTTTACCAGTGCGTGTGCCGGAAGGGGTTCAGGGTGGCGGCCCACGACCCCACCAAGTGCGAGCTCATCTGCGCCGAGAAGGACTGTCCGGCCAGGTGCGACTGGAACAACCAGGCCTCGTGTTTCTGCCCAGTCGGCTACATCAAAGACATCAGAGAGGGCGGGCCATTTTGCACCGACATCGATGAGTGCGACATGGGGCAGTGCCACCAAAAGTGTGAGAACCTGTTCGGGGGTTACCGGTGTTCGTGCGACGTGGGGTTCAAGCTGCGCGATGGGGACATGTGCatcgcagaagaagaagagaacgaGGATGATAACGGGTCAGGCTCCAGTCCACCGCCACCTCCCCGGGAGCACCCCACCCCGGCAAGCGCTCTACCGGCCGCGGTGCCCTATTACGTGAAGACCGGAAGCGTCCTGGGCATCGGCGTGTTCGTGATGCTGTGCGCGGTGCTGCTGTACTTCCTGGTCCGAAACGCGGCCAAGCGTTGCGGCAGATTCGAGCTCACGTCCATCAAACACCGGGACATCGACATCTTCTACCTGCAGCAGGTGACCTCGGAGACGTACAAGAGGTTGTCCCTGGACAAACCGTTCAAACGCGACTCATAA